In Arthrobacter sp. UKPF54-2, the following are encoded in one genomic region:
- a CDS encoding cation acetate symporter yields the protein MNPVVGIAAFAAVSLATAVIGFYGLRISRTTGDFYVASRTVRPWWNASAIGGEYLSAASFLGVAGLILLSGTDALWFPVGYTAGYLMLLLFVAAPLRRSGAYTIPDFTEARLDSRAVRRVTSLVVVVVGWLYIVPQLHGAALAIRITTGLPAWVGQVAVVAVVCVTVVSGGMRSITFVQAFQYWLKLTALAVPVLFILFVLAGTGAPAVAESNVNPTALAPAGPYQNISLLVALLFGTLGLPHVLVRFYTNPDGQSARRTTLIVLGLLSVFYLFPTAYGLIGRMFAPGLAQSGQADALVLLLPGRLVGGPAGDLLSALVVAGAFAAFLSTTSGLVVSLAGVISQDILGGSVRGFRLAALLAAVVPLGIAAMTDSTALAGSVGLVFAFTASTICPVLLLGIWWRGLTDAGAIAGMLTGAASCGGAMVAGAVLGPAGTPPWLAQPAAWTVPAAFAVMVLVSRATRGRVPRTITRLMTRLHTPERPLATER from the coding sequence GTGAACCCTGTCGTCGGCATCGCGGCCTTCGCGGCCGTGTCCCTGGCCACCGCCGTGATCGGCTTCTACGGCCTGCGGATCTCCCGCACCACCGGGGACTTCTACGTCGCGTCCCGCACGGTGCGGCCGTGGTGGAACGCCTCGGCAATCGGCGGCGAGTACCTCTCCGCGGCCAGCTTCCTCGGCGTCGCCGGGCTGATCCTGCTCTCCGGCACCGACGCGCTGTGGTTCCCGGTGGGCTACACCGCCGGCTACCTGATGCTCCTGCTGTTCGTGGCGGCGCCGCTGCGCCGCTCGGGCGCCTACACGATTCCCGACTTCACCGAGGCCCGGCTCGACTCCCGGGCGGTGCGGCGGGTGACCAGCTTGGTGGTGGTGGTCGTCGGCTGGCTCTACATCGTCCCTCAGCTGCACGGCGCCGCGCTGGCCATTCGGATCACTACGGGGCTGCCGGCCTGGGTGGGGCAGGTGGCGGTGGTCGCCGTCGTCTGCGTGACGGTGGTGTCCGGCGGGATGCGCTCGATCACCTTCGTGCAGGCGTTCCAGTACTGGCTGAAATTGACCGCGCTGGCGGTGCCGGTGCTGTTCATCCTGTTCGTGCTGGCCGGAACGGGCGCCCCCGCGGTGGCCGAGTCGAACGTGAACCCGACGGCGCTGGCGCCCGCGGGTCCGTACCAGAACATCTCGCTGCTGGTGGCCCTGCTGTTCGGGACGCTGGGGCTGCCGCACGTGCTGGTGCGCTTCTACACCAACCCGGACGGCCAGTCGGCGCGCCGGACCACTCTCATTGTGCTGGGCCTGCTGTCGGTTTTTTACTTGTTCCCGACGGCGTACGGGTTGATCGGACGGATGTTCGCCCCGGGACTCGCGCAGAGCGGGCAGGCCGATGCCCTGGTGCTGCTGCTGCCGGGCCGGCTGGTCGGCGGCCCCGCCGGGGACCTGCTCTCCGCGCTGGTGGTGGCCGGGGCGTTCGCCGCCTTCCTCTCGACCACCTCGGGCCTGGTGGTGTCGCTGGCGGGCGTGATCAGCCAGGACATCCTGGGCGGCAGTGTGCGCGGGTTCCGGTTGGCCGCCCTGCTCGCCGCGGTGGTGCCGCTGGGCATTGCCGCGATGACGGATTCCACGGCGCTGGCCGGGAGTGTGGGCCTGGTGTTTGCGTTCACCGCCTCCACCATCTGCCCGGTGCTGCTGCTGGGCATCTGGTGGCGGGGGCTGACCGATGCCGGGGCGATCGCCGGGATGCTGACCGGGGCGGCGTCCTGCGGCGGCGCCATGGTCGCCGGTGCAGTGCTGGGACCGGCCGGCACGCCGCCGTGGCTCGCGCAACCGGCCGCCTGGACGGTCCCGGCCGCCTTCGCGGTAATGGTGCTGGTCTCCCGGGCCACCCGGGGCCGCGTTCCGCGGACGATCACCCGGCTGATGACCCGGCTGCACACTCCGGAACGGCCGCTGGCGACCGAACGGTGA
- the pdhA gene encoding pyruvate dehydrogenase (acetyl-transferring) E1 component subunit alpha — translation MFTDDAGKGGIAAGGPGNSAESNRRTGGDLVQLITPGGERVSNPEFDSWVQDVSDEQLASLYEDMVAIRRIDAEATALQRQGELALWPPLLGQEASQIGSARALRDDDFVFPSYRDNGVAYVRGVQPADIVKAWRGNALAGWDPYTVNVATQQIIIGAQSLHATGYAMGIQNDGADSVAVAYFGDGATSEGDVNEAMVFAASFQAPVVFICQNNHWAISEPVMLQSHIQIADRASGFGIPSMRVDGNDVLAVMAATRIAVDRARRGGGPTFIEAVTYRMGPHTTADDPTRYRDANELEDWAAKDPIERLRTLLERKGLLTGELEAAVAAHADAVAKELRAGTINMAEPQPLDIFKHVYSTPNSTLDRQQDHYTRYLASFGDPAEAASEEGAR, via the coding sequence GTGTTTACCGACGACGCGGGCAAGGGCGGCATTGCCGCCGGCGGCCCCGGGAACAGTGCAGAATCAAACAGGCGGACGGGCGGGGATCTCGTCCAGCTCATCACCCCGGGGGGTGAGCGCGTAAGCAATCCGGAGTTCGACTCCTGGGTCCAGGATGTCAGTGACGAGCAGCTTGCCTCGCTCTACGAGGACATGGTGGCGATCCGCCGCATCGACGCCGAGGCCACCGCCCTGCAGCGCCAGGGTGAACTCGCTCTCTGGCCGCCGCTGCTGGGCCAGGAAGCCTCCCAAATCGGCTCGGCGCGGGCCCTCCGCGACGACGACTTCGTCTTCCCCAGCTACCGTGACAACGGCGTCGCCTACGTCCGCGGAGTGCAGCCGGCGGACATCGTCAAGGCCTGGCGCGGGAACGCCCTGGCCGGCTGGGATCCCTACACCGTCAACGTGGCAACGCAGCAGATCATCATCGGCGCGCAGTCGCTGCACGCCACGGGGTACGCCATGGGCATCCAGAACGACGGCGCCGACTCCGTGGCCGTGGCCTACTTCGGCGACGGCGCCACCAGCGAAGGCGACGTCAACGAAGCCATGGTCTTCGCGGCAAGCTTCCAGGCCCCCGTGGTCTTCATCTGCCAGAACAACCACTGGGCCATCTCCGAACCGGTGATGCTGCAGTCCCACATCCAGATCGCGGACCGCGCCTCCGGCTTCGGCATCCCGAGCATGCGGGTGGACGGCAACGATGTGCTGGCCGTCATGGCCGCAACCCGGATCGCCGTCGACCGCGCCCGCCGCGGCGGCGGACCCACCTTCATCGAGGCCGTCACGTACCGGATGGGCCCGCACACAACGGCGGACGACCCCACCCGGTACCGGGACGCCAACGAGCTTGAGGACTGGGCCGCGAAGGACCCGATCGAACGGCTCAGGACGCTGCTGGAGCGCAAGGGACTGCTCACCGGAGAGCTCGAGGCCGCCGTCGCCGCGCACGCGGACGCCGTGGCCAAGGAACTGCGCGCCGGCACCATCAACATGGCCGAGCCGCAGCCGCTGGATATTTTCAAGCACGTCTACAGCACACCCAACTCCACGCTGGACCGCCAGCAGGACCACTACACCCGCTACCTGGCTTCCTTCGGCGATCCCGCAGAAGCCGCTTCCGAAGAAGGTGCACGCTGA
- a CDS encoding dihydrolipoamide acetyltransferase family protein — translation MTATMIKEFRLPDLGEGLTESEIVAWKVGVGDTVTLNQIIAEVETAKAVVELPSPFAGVVTALHEQPGTVVEVGKPIVSFEVEGDDGASGAGEAPAKREPNLVGYGAVLEGSGRPARRARSFAAAAPAAAVTAAPVAAPVETAAPVVEAAPVAVEPAPAPAAAGGAERPRSTPPVRKLAKDLGVDLAAVTGTGEHGLITRDDVRNFVGGGDLPVAPQELAGQAAAPARGQGERETRTPIKGVRKFTAAAMVSSAFTAPHVTEFLTLDVTPTMELLGRLKASRAFAGYKLTPLTLVSKAVLIALRNHPTLNARWDEANQEIVQFNYVNLGIAAATPRGLTVPNIKDADRMSLLELSTALTELTDTARAGKTAPADLSGGTISITNIGVFGIDAGTPILNPGEAAILALGAVRKMPWEYQDEVALRQVMTLSLSFDHRLVDGEQGSRFLQDLGAILADPGMALAMV, via the coding sequence ATGACCGCCACCATGATCAAGGAATTCCGGCTTCCGGACCTCGGCGAAGGCCTGACGGAATCAGAAATCGTCGCGTGGAAGGTCGGGGTGGGGGATACCGTCACGCTCAACCAGATCATCGCCGAGGTGGAAACCGCCAAGGCCGTCGTCGAACTGCCCTCGCCGTTCGCCGGCGTCGTGACGGCCCTGCACGAGCAGCCCGGCACCGTGGTGGAGGTCGGCAAGCCGATCGTCTCGTTCGAGGTGGAAGGCGACGACGGCGCCTCCGGCGCCGGGGAAGCCCCCGCCAAGCGGGAGCCGAACCTGGTGGGCTACGGCGCCGTGCTGGAGGGCTCCGGCCGGCCGGCCCGCCGCGCCCGCAGCTTCGCCGCGGCTGCCCCGGCTGCGGCCGTCACGGCAGCACCCGTGGCCGCTCCGGTGGAGACAGCTGCCCCGGTGGTTGAAGCCGCTCCCGTGGCCGTCGAACCCGCACCGGCACCCGCCGCTGCCGGAGGCGCCGAGCGTCCGCGCTCCACGCCGCCGGTGCGCAAGCTCGCCAAGGACCTCGGCGTCGACCTCGCGGCCGTCACCGGCACGGGGGAGCACGGCCTCATCACCCGCGATGACGTGCGCAACTTCGTCGGCGGGGGAGACCTCCCGGTGGCACCCCAGGAACTGGCCGGCCAGGCGGCCGCCCCCGCCCGCGGCCAGGGCGAGCGGGAAACCCGGACCCCGATCAAGGGCGTGCGGAAGTTCACCGCCGCAGCCATGGTGTCCAGCGCCTTCACCGCGCCGCACGTCACGGAGTTCCTGACCCTGGACGTCACGCCCACCATGGAACTGCTCGGCCGGCTCAAGGCCAGCCGGGCGTTCGCGGGCTACAAGCTGACGCCGCTGACCCTGGTGTCCAAGGCCGTGCTCATCGCGCTGCGCAACCACCCGACGCTCAACGCCCGGTGGGACGAGGCCAACCAGGAAATCGTCCAGTTCAACTACGTCAACCTCGGCATCGCGGCCGCAACGCCGCGTGGGCTGACCGTCCCGAACATTAAGGACGCGGACCGGATGTCCCTGCTGGAGCTTTCCACGGCCCTGACCGAGCTCACCGACACCGCGCGGGCCGGCAAGACCGCCCCGGCGGACCTCTCCGGCGGAACCATCTCCATCACGAACATCGGCGTCTTCGGCATCGACGCCGGCACGCCCATCCTCAACCCCGGCGAGGCAGCCATCCTGGCCCTCGGCGCGGTGCGGAAGATGCCGTGGGAGTACCAGGATGAGGTGGCGCTGCGCCAGGTCATGACGCTGAGCCTGTCCTTCGACCACCGCCTGGTCGACGGCGAACAGGGTTCCCGGTTCCTGCAGGACCTCGGCGCCATCCTGGCCGATCCGGGCATGGCCCTGGCGATGGTCTAG
- a CDS encoding TetR/AcrR family transcriptional regulator, producing the protein MSNTGQFQLRTVERDAPVTESGQTTQRSQAKENRRKALLTAAAALFAADGFNRVSLEDLGAAAGVSGPAVYRHFAGKQAVLGALLLSVSQDLLEGGRSVVEGSAGPAAALAGLVEFHVDFALSNPDVIRVQDQDFSSLDDDDEAEVRTLQRNYVELWVDVLAGVHPDTDPAELRMRAHATFGLINSTPHSVRNHGRRMALKRARPLLESMALAALMAPATPRPLG; encoded by the coding sequence ATGTCCAACACAGGACAGTTTCAATTGAGAACAGTCGAGAGGGACGCGCCGGTGACCGAGTCAGGCCAGACCACCCAGCGAAGCCAGGCCAAGGAGAACCGCCGCAAGGCGTTGCTCACCGCGGCCGCCGCCCTCTTTGCCGCCGACGGTTTTAACCGGGTGTCGCTGGAGGACCTTGGCGCCGCGGCCGGAGTCAGCGGGCCCGCCGTCTACCGCCACTTCGCCGGCAAGCAGGCCGTCCTCGGCGCGCTGCTGCTCAGCGTCAGCCAGGACCTGCTGGAGGGTGGCCGGAGCGTGGTGGAGGGGTCCGCCGGCCCCGCCGCGGCCCTCGCCGGCCTGGTTGAATTCCACGTCGACTTCGCGCTCAGCAACCCGGACGTCATCCGGGTCCAGGACCAGGACTTCAGCAGCCTCGACGACGACGACGAGGCAGAGGTCCGCACCCTGCAGCGCAACTACGTGGAGCTCTGGGTGGACGTCCTGGCCGGGGTCCATCCGGACACCGATCCCGCCGAGCTGCGGATGCGCGCCCACGCCACCTTCGGCCTGATCAACTCCACGCCGCACTCGGTTCGGAACCACGGCCGCCGGATGGCGCTCAAACGTGCCCGGCCGCTGCTCGAAAGCATGGCCTTGGCCGCCCTGATGGCACCGGCAACACCCCGCCCCCTCGGCTGA
- a CDS encoding Lrp/AsnC family transcriptional regulator, translating into MQPLDGTDTRLLSAMARDPRRTVVALAQKLGLSRNTVQARMAQLEKKHVFLSFERRINPASLGYPLMAFISVHVQQQKLGQLAVDLAGIPEILEGYGLTGSADLLLRVVALDAEDLFRINGKILSCDGVDRTDTALAMSELIPFRIQPLLERGPAES; encoded by the coding sequence ATGCAACCCTTGGATGGCACCGACACCCGCCTGCTTTCGGCGATGGCCCGGGACCCCCGGCGGACCGTCGTGGCGCTGGCCCAGAAGCTGGGCCTGTCGCGGAACACGGTGCAGGCCCGGATGGCCCAGCTGGAGAAGAAACACGTTTTCCTCTCCTTTGAGCGGCGGATCAATCCGGCCTCGCTGGGCTACCCCTTGATGGCGTTCATCTCCGTGCACGTCCAGCAGCAGAAGCTGGGCCAGCTGGCCGTGGACCTGGCCGGCATCCCGGAGATCCTGGAGGGGTACGGCCTCACCGGTTCGGCCGACCTGCTGCTGCGGGTGGTGGCGCTCGACGCCGAGGACCTGTTCCGGATCAACGGCAAGATCCTCTCCTGCGACGGCGTGGACCGGACCGACACCGCCCTGGCCATGAGCGAGCTCATTCCGTTCCGGATCCAGCCGCTGCTGGAGCGCGGGCCGGCCGAGTCCTGA
- a CDS encoding LytTR family DNA-binding domain-containing protein — protein MINVLVADDELPAVEELAFLLGRDDRIGTIHRASSGAEALRALEAEDVDAVFLDIHMPALSGLDIARVISRSTRPPAVVFVTADEDCALEAFELAAVDYLLKPVRAERLARSIGRISELIREGAPPPEMITVDLGGTTKMIRRDDVTYVQAQGDYARLHTADASYLIRVPLADLEQQWADAGFLRIHRSYLIALNHLSHMKLAAARPSVTVAGAELPISRRHLPSVREKLEATRIRPQA, from the coding sequence ATGATTAACGTCCTCGTCGCCGATGACGAGCTGCCCGCCGTCGAGGAACTGGCCTTCCTGCTGGGCCGCGATGACCGGATCGGCACCATCCACCGCGCCTCCTCAGGCGCCGAGGCGCTGCGCGCCCTGGAGGCCGAGGACGTCGACGCCGTCTTCCTGGACATCCACATGCCGGCCCTCTCCGGGCTCGACATCGCCCGGGTCATTTCCCGCAGCACCCGGCCGCCCGCCGTCGTTTTTGTGACCGCCGACGAGGACTGCGCGCTGGAAGCGTTCGAACTCGCGGCCGTGGACTACCTGCTCAAGCCCGTCCGCGCCGAACGGCTGGCCCGGTCGATCGGGCGGATCAGCGAGCTGATCCGCGAAGGCGCCCCGCCGCCGGAGATGATCACCGTGGATCTCGGCGGCACCACTAAGATGATCCGGCGCGACGACGTCACCTACGTCCAGGCCCAGGGCGACTACGCCCGGCTGCACACCGCGGATGCCAGCTACCTGATCCGGGTGCCGCTGGCGGACCTCGAACAGCAGTGGGCCGACGCCGGTTTCCTGCGCATCCACCGGTCCTACCTGATCGCCCTGAACCACCTCAGCCACATGAAGCTCGCCGCGGCCCGTCCCAGCGTGACCGTGGCCGGGGCCGAACTGCCGATCAGCCGCCGGCACCTGCCCTCCGTCCGGGAGAAGCTCGAGGCGACCCGGATCCGGCCGCAGGCATGA
- a CDS encoding DUF485 domain-containing protein translates to MGHDAQETDAAASVDFKEVQSTERFQELRKRHRSFVFPMAIAFLLWYFAYVLLADYAVGFMSTKVWGNINVGLILGLLQFVSTFAITGWYVSYSNRKLDPIASEIRQEIEGHEFDKHGNPVSGTAK, encoded by the coding sequence ATGGGTCACGACGCCCAAGAAACGGACGCAGCGGCGTCCGTGGACTTCAAGGAAGTCCAGTCGACGGAGCGGTTCCAGGAACTGCGCAAACGTCACCGCAGCTTTGTCTTCCCGATGGCCATCGCATTCCTGCTGTGGTACTTCGCCTACGTCCTGCTGGCCGACTACGCGGTGGGCTTTATGTCCACCAAGGTCTGGGGCAACATCAACGTCGGCCTGATCCTGGGCCTGCTGCAGTTCGTGTCCACGTTCGCCATCACCGGCTGGTACGTCAGCTACTCGAACCGGAAACTGGACCCGATCGCCTCCGAGATCCGCCAGGAGATCGAAGGCCACGAGTTCGACAAGCACGGCAACCCAGTGAGCGGAACGGCAAAATGA
- a CDS encoding histidine kinase → MPDSPLFTAAAIAVIALAIAVVVAVGLKVLRSFRELGTDAERATYKTLHAASRAGQYLRTGLNPAGAAKASRQLRSLLGCDALAITDTTGVLAWDGAGEELKPALMGLAAKVLEGGHTAVIPAGELQLLAAGRAAPLAEGVERAVVIAPIKAGTRVVGVVAAFAPAAGSGLVRATSEVADWVATQVELAELDASRTLLMEAEVRALRAQISPHFIYNSLNAIASFINTDPVRARELVVEFADFTRYSFRRHGDFTTLAEELRCIDRYLLLERARFGERVQVSLRIAPEVLSTVIPFLSLQPLVENAVRHGLEAKEGPGHITITANDSGAFAEVTIEDDGVGMDPEKLRAVLAGHGEGDHVGLRNVDARLRQVYGEDNGLVIETAPGEGTLITMRVPKSQPRHDA, encoded by the coding sequence ATGCCGGACTCTCCCCTTTTCACCGCGGCGGCGATCGCCGTGATCGCGCTGGCGATCGCCGTCGTCGTGGCCGTTGGACTCAAGGTCCTGCGCTCCTTCCGCGAGCTGGGCACCGACGCGGAACGCGCCACCTACAAAACCCTGCACGCCGCCTCCCGCGCCGGGCAGTACCTGCGCACGGGCCTGAACCCGGCGGGCGCCGCCAAGGCGAGCCGGCAGCTGCGCAGCCTGCTGGGCTGTGACGCGCTGGCCATCACCGACACCACGGGCGTGCTGGCCTGGGACGGTGCCGGCGAGGAGCTCAAGCCCGCCCTGATGGGGCTCGCCGCCAAGGTGCTCGAGGGCGGCCACACCGCGGTGATTCCGGCCGGCGAACTGCAGCTGCTCGCCGCCGGCCGGGCCGCCCCGCTGGCGGAAGGCGTGGAGCGTGCCGTGGTGATCGCCCCGATCAAGGCCGGCACCCGGGTGGTGGGGGTGGTGGCCGCCTTCGCCCCGGCGGCCGGTTCGGGCCTGGTCAGGGCCACCAGCGAGGTGGCCGACTGGGTGGCGACGCAGGTGGAGCTGGCCGAGCTGGACGCCTCCCGGACCCTGCTGATGGAGGCCGAGGTCCGGGCGCTCCGGGCCCAGATCAGCCCGCACTTCATCTACAACTCACTGAACGCGATCGCTTCCTTCATCAACACCGACCCGGTCCGTGCCCGCGAACTGGTGGTGGAGTTCGCCGACTTCACCCGCTACTCCTTCCGGCGGCACGGCGACTTCACCACCCTCGCCGAGGAACTGCGCTGCATCGACCGGTACCTGCTCCTGGAACGGGCACGCTTCGGCGAGCGGGTCCAGGTGAGCCTGCGGATCGCGCCGGAGGTGCTCAGCACCGTCATCCCGTTCCTGAGCCTGCAGCCGCTGGTGGAGAACGCGGTCCGGCACGGCCTGGAGGCCAAAGAGGGCCCGGGGCACATCACCATCACGGCCAACGATTCGGGCGCCTTCGCCGAGGTCACCATCGAGGACGACGGCGTCGGCATGGATCCGGAGAAACTGCGGGCAGTCCTGGCCGGGCACGGCGAGGGCGACCATGTGGGGCTGCGCAACGTGGACGCCCGGCTGCGGCAGGTCTACGGCGAGGACAACGGCCTGGTCATCGAGACGGCCCCGGGCGAAGGCACCCTGATCACCATGCGGGTGCCCAAGTCCCAGCCGCGGCACGACGCCTGA
- a CDS encoding cation acetate symporter translates to MTLMVPAVNVAALKDTTLLNMGIFALFVAVTMVIVFRASRNNKTAADYYAAGRSFTGSQNGTAIAGDYLSAASFLGITGAIAINGYDGFMYSIGFLVAWLVALLLVAELLRNTGKFTMADVLSFRLKQRPVRIAAAISTLAVCFFYLLAQMAGAGSLISLLLGISDWGGQALVIIVVGALMIMYVLIGGMKGTTWVQIIKAMLLIAGAAVMTFWVLAIYGFNLSDLLGGAAETAKNPAVLNPGLQYGKSDTSKLDFMSLGLALVLGTAALPHVLMRFYTVPTAKEARKSVVWSIWLIGLFYLFTLVLGYGAAALVGADTIKGAPGGVNSAAPLLAFHLGGPLLLGFISAVAFATILAVVAGLTITAAASFAHDIYANVIAKGKADADTEVKVARRTVVVIGLLAIIGGIFANGQNVAFLVALAFAVAASANLPTIIYSLFWRRFTTQGAIWSMYGGLGSAIILIALSPVVSGAKTSMIQGANFAVFPLSNPGIVSIPLAFFLGWLGTVLDKKLEDTTKQAEMEVRSLTGVGAEKATNH, encoded by the coding sequence ATGACACTAATGGTCCCCGCGGTCAACGTCGCCGCCCTCAAAGACACCACCCTGCTGAACATGGGCATCTTCGCCCTGTTCGTCGCGGTCACCATGGTGATCGTGTTCCGCGCCAGCCGCAACAACAAGACCGCGGCCGACTACTACGCCGCCGGCCGCTCGTTCACGGGTTCGCAGAACGGCACCGCGATCGCCGGCGACTACCTCTCCGCCGCATCCTTCCTCGGCATCACCGGAGCCATCGCCATCAACGGCTACGACGGCTTTATGTACTCCATCGGCTTCCTCGTCGCCTGGCTCGTCGCGCTGCTACTGGTGGCCGAACTGCTGCGCAACACCGGCAAGTTCACCATGGCCGACGTGCTCTCCTTCCGGCTCAAGCAGCGCCCGGTGCGCATCGCCGCCGCCATCTCCACCCTCGCGGTCTGCTTCTTCTACCTGCTGGCGCAGATGGCCGGCGCCGGCAGCCTGATCTCCCTGCTGCTGGGCATCAGCGACTGGGGCGGGCAGGCGCTGGTGATCATCGTCGTCGGCGCCCTGATGATCATGTACGTCCTGATCGGCGGCATGAAGGGCACCACCTGGGTCCAGATCATCAAGGCCATGCTGCTGATCGCCGGCGCGGCCGTGATGACCTTCTGGGTCCTCGCGATCTACGGCTTCAACCTCTCCGACCTGCTCGGCGGCGCCGCGGAAACGGCCAAGAACCCGGCCGTCCTCAACCCGGGCCTGCAGTACGGCAAGTCGGACACGTCCAAGCTGGACTTCATGTCCCTGGGCCTGGCGCTGGTGCTCGGCACCGCCGCCCTGCCGCACGTGCTGATGCGCTTCTACACGGTTCCGACCGCCAAGGAAGCCCGCAAGTCCGTGGTGTGGTCCATCTGGCTGATCGGCCTGTTCTACCTGTTCACCCTGGTCCTGGGTTACGGCGCAGCGGCGCTGGTCGGTGCCGACACCATCAAGGGCGCCCCGGGCGGGGTCAACTCGGCAGCCCCGCTGCTGGCCTTCCACCTCGGCGGCCCGCTGCTGCTCGGCTTCATCTCGGCGGTGGCCTTCGCGACCATCCTGGCCGTGGTCGCCGGCCTCACCATCACGGCGGCGGCATCCTTCGCGCACGACATCTACGCCAACGTCATCGCCAAGGGTAAAGCCGACGCCGATACCGAGGTCAAGGTTGCCCGCCGTACCGTCGTCGTGATCGGCCTCCTGGCCATCATCGGCGGCATCTTCGCCAACGGCCAGAACGTCGCCTTCCTCGTGGCACTGGCCTTCGCCGTGGCGGCGTCGGCCAACCTGCCGACGATCATCTACTCGCTGTTCTGGCGGAGATTCACCACCCAGGGCGCCATCTGGAGCATGTACGGCGGCCTCGGCTCGGCCATCATCCTGATCGCGCTCTCCCCGGTGGTCTCGGGTGCCAAGACCTCGATGATCCAGGGGGCCAACTTCGCGGTCTTCCCGTTGAGCAACCCCGGCATCGTCTCCATCCCGCTCGCGTTCTTCCTCGGCTGGCTGGGCACGGTCCTGGACAAGAAGCTCGAGGACACCACCAAGCAGGCCGAGATGGAAGTCCGCTCCCTGACCGGGGTGGGCGCCGAAAAGGCTACGAACCACTAG
- a CDS encoding alpha-ketoacid dehydrogenase subunit beta → MTQMTFARAINSGLRKSLENDPKVILMGEDIGTLGGVFRVTDGLQKDFGKHRVVDTPLAESGILGTAVGLAYRGYRPVVEIQFDGFIYPAFDQIVSQVAKMHYRTQGAVKMPITIRVPFGGGIGSPEHHSESPEAYFTHTSGLRVISVSNPQDAHTMIQQAIASDDPVLYFEPKRRYHDKGEVDETLDLSAALSMEKARVVTEGTDVTLVAYGPLVKTARDAALAAADEGVSIEVIDLRSLAPLDFATLEASVRKTGRLVITHEASQTGGLGAEVAAGITERCFYHLEAAPVRVTGFDVPYPYSKLEMHHLPGLDRILDGVDRALGRPNSLSGLEG, encoded by the coding sequence ATGACGCAGATGACCTTTGCCCGAGCCATTAATTCGGGCCTGCGCAAGTCCCTCGAAAACGATCCCAAGGTGATCCTCATGGGCGAGGACATCGGCACCCTCGGCGGCGTCTTCCGCGTCACCGACGGCCTGCAAAAAGACTTCGGCAAGCACCGCGTGGTGGACACCCCGCTGGCCGAGTCCGGCATCCTCGGCACCGCCGTCGGCCTGGCCTACCGCGGCTACCGGCCGGTGGTGGAGATCCAGTTCGACGGCTTCATCTACCCGGCGTTCGACCAGATCGTCAGCCAGGTCGCCAAGATGCACTACCGCACCCAGGGCGCCGTGAAGATGCCCATCACCATCCGCGTCCCGTTCGGCGGCGGCATCGGCTCACCCGAACACCACTCCGAATCGCCCGAGGCCTACTTCACCCACACCTCCGGCCTGCGCGTGATCAGCGTGTCCAACCCGCAGGACGCCCACACCATGATCCAGCAGGCCATCGCCTCCGACGATCCCGTGCTCTACTTCGAACCGAAGCGCCGCTACCACGACAAGGGCGAGGTGGATGAGACGCTCGACCTCTCCGCCGCCCTGTCCATGGAGAAGGCCCGTGTGGTCACCGAGGGCACCGACGTCACGCTCGTCGCCTACGGCCCGCTCGTAAAGACCGCCCGCGACGCCGCCCTGGCCGCGGCCGACGAGGGCGTCTCGATCGAGGTGATCGACCTGCGCTCGCTCGCCCCGCTGGACTTCGCAACCCTGGAAGCCTCGGTCCGCAAGACCGGACGCCTCGTCATCACGCACGAGGCCAGCCAGACCGGCGGCCTCGGCGCTGAAGTGGCCGCCGGCATCACCGAACGCTGCTTCTACCACCTCGAAGCGGCACCCGTCCGGGTGACCGGCTTCGACGTGCCGTACCCGTACTCAAAGCTTGAAATGCACCACCTGCCGGGCCTGGACAGGATCCTCGACGGCGTCGACCGGGCCCTGGGCCGCCCCAACTCCCTTAGCGGGCTGGAAGGATGA